One window of the Shewanella khirikhana genome contains the following:
- a CDS encoding c-type cytochrome, whose translation MMKTTYSIGLGLLLGLILGSSALAADGGNPKKGKHLYKKECKACHSKGDAAGELTPMTKTMAQWDRFFEKDLHKGKPEVFQKLSEKDLKDIQQFLYDHAADSDQPQTCG comes from the coding sequence ATGATGAAAACCACCTACTCAATTGGCCTCGGATTGCTCCTTGGCCTGATCCTCGGCAGCAGCGCCCTGGCAGCCGACGGCGGTAACCCCAAGAAAGGCAAACACCTCTACAAGAAAGAATGCAAGGCGTGCCACAGCAAGGGCGACGCCGCCGGTGAACTCACCCCTATGACCAAGACTATGGCCCAGTGGGACAGATTCTTTGAAAAGGATCTGCACAAGGGCAAGCCCGAGGTCTTCCAAAAGCTGTCTGAGAAAGATCTGAAGGATATTCAGCAGTTTCTCTATGACCACGCGGCCGATTCCGACCAGCCACAGACCTGCGGCTAA